The Pyrus communis chromosome 2, drPyrComm1.1, whole genome shotgun sequence genome includes a window with the following:
- the LOC137724708 gene encoding pentatricopeptide repeat-containing protein At4g25270, chloroplastic-like translates to MLISGYTRYGFLKESINLYASLRARPVVPDNLLLLSVAKVCAALGDIRNAKELHDDAIGFGFHLDVSLGNAMVAMFGKCKYVDGARLVFDAMAVKDVVSWTSLCSCYVNCGMPRQGLEVFREMGLNRVRPNVVTVSSILPACSELKDLNLGRVIHGFVVRHGMEENVFVSSALVNIYASCLSITQAQLVYDMMSKRDVVSLNAPLTAYFSNRDSKKGVTFTGYIYG, encoded by the coding sequence ATGCTCATATCAGGCTACACGCGATATGGGTTCCTCAAGGAATCCATAAATCTTTACGCTTCGCTCAGAGCTCGGCCAGTTGTGCCCGATAATCTTCTGCTTTTGTCAGTTGCTAAGGTTTGTGCTGCTCTTGGTGATATTAGAAATGCTAAAGAGCTTCACGATGATGCAATTGGATTTGGGTTTCATTTGGATGTCTCTTTGGGCAATGCAATGGTTGCTATGTTTGGAAAATGTAAATATGTTGATGGGGCGAGACTGGTTTTCGATGCCATGGCGGTGAAAGATGTGGTGTCTTGGACCTCTTTGTGTTCTTGTTATGTTAACTGTGGGATGCCTAGACAAGGTTTGGAGGTATTTCGCGAGATGGGGTTGAATAGAGTGAGACCCAATGTAGTAACAGTTTCTTCAATCCTACCTGCTTGCTCGGAGTTGAAAGATTTGAATTTGGGAAGAGTGATTCATGGGTTTGTGGTCAGACatggaatggaagagaatgttTTCGTTAGCAGCGCCCTTGTAAATATCTATGCTAGTTGTCTGAGCATTACACAAGCTCAGTTGGTATATGATATGATGTCTAAACGAGATGTCGTGTCCTTGAATGCACCTCTAACTGCGTATTTTTCAAACAGAGATAGCAAAAAGGGTGTAACTTTTACTGGCTATATCTATGGGTGA